The DNA sequence GATGGCAACAACCGTGGCGCCGGAAATGGCGGCACGAACGGGGATAACAGCGATGATCATGGGGGCAATGGAAACAATCAAAATAACAACAATGGCGGAAATAGCGGAAACAACGGCAATGGCAACGAAGATCGCGATGATGGCGGCGAAGAGGACAACGGCGGCAAAGACAATGGCGGCGAAGACAACGGCGGCAAAGACAACGGCCAAGGGGATGGCGGCGCAACAACGCCAACGAAACCAACAACCCCAACGACGCCGACCAATCCACAATCAGGAAACAGCGGCAATGCTGGCATGAGAAATGGAAGCCGCCAGTGAGATCACCTGCCTCAAAAAAGCGGATGGCCCGATAAGCCATCCGCTTTTTCATGGCGACTTGCCTAGAAATATGCCCGTCCGGGAAAAAGCGGGCGAGCCCATTCAGTCGGCACGCGCACGTTTGTTTTCCCTCTTTCGCATCCGCTTTTTTCCCTCGCGACATAAATGAAGAAGCGGGCATACCGGGCATTGCGGCGCCTGCGCCTTGCAATGGTAGCGGCCGAAAAAAATCATCCGGTGGTGGGTGATCGACCATTCTTCCTTTGGAATGGTTTTCATCAACGTTTGTTCCACTTCCAGAACTGACGCGTCCCAACGGCAAAAGCCGAGCCGCTTGCTGACCCGCTCGACATGCGTATCAACGGCGATGGCCGGAACGCCAAATGCCACGGAGACGACGACGTTGGCCGTCTTCCTTCCGACGCCCGGCAGCTTCATCAATTCATCGCGGTCGCGCGGCACCTCACCGTTGTACTCCTCAATCAGCATCGCGCACAACTTTTGAATATTTTTCGCTTTGTTCCGGTATAATCCGATCGATCGGATGTCTTGCTCCAGCTCTTCAAGCGGCACCGCGATGTAATCGTGCGGCGTTCGGTATTTTTCAAACAAATGTTTCGTCACCTTATTGACGAGCGCATCGGTGCATTGCGCTGACAAAACGACCGCGATCAACAGTTCGAACGGATTGCGGTGCACAAGTTCGCAATGGGCATTGGGAAACATGTCCGCCATCACGTCCAAACAGCAGCGGATTTGCTGCTTCGTCAGCATCCCTCTTCTCCTCCTTTCGCGATGTTTGGCCATCCATACGAGCATTTCGCGATTTTGGCCAAACAAAAACGAGAGACTGCGCTCTCGTTTACGAGTCAAGCCAGTTGAAAAACGGAATCGTCTGCTTAAATTCTCCTGTCTCCTGTTTCGCCGGGCGGGCGAGCGGTTTCGGCTTGCGGAATTTTTTGCCGTAATCGTGCGCCTGCTCGATCGTGCGGATGCCGTTCTTTTTCCACTCAAACAAAATGCGGTCGATGTAGCGAAAGTTCAGTTTTCCCGACAGCACCGCCTCGCGCAGCGCAGCTTTAATGATGGCCGGTTCATGGCCGTCTTGGTCGATCCACATCGCGAGCGTTTCACACTCAAACGGGGAGAGCGGGCGGCCAAATTCTTGCTCAAAAACCGTATATAGGCTTTCCTCCTCCTGCTGGCCGCCGCACTCATCCTTGGCCGCTTCTGCATACAAATGGTGAACCAGCTGCTCCCAAAGCGGTTCGAGCGTATACTTTTCGCTGCGGATGCCGCGTTCGTCCGTATGCTCCTCAATGGCCACCATCCCCTTTCGCAAAAGGCGGCGCATCATTTCCATGCACTCCGCCGCCGGAACCGTCATTCTCTCGGCCAGCTCCGCCGGCGTCGGAAAGGTGATCCCTTGCTCAAAAAACGACTGCATATGCAAAAGCAGCACGAGTTCCGCCTCGCTCAAGCCAAGCTGTTTATAATGGTTCAATAACAGCTTTGGAACGGCGACGCTTCCTTGCGCCAGCCATTCGGCCACCTTTTTCTTTTCCATGCCGATGCACCTCAACTATAGTATAACATGCCGGCGGCAAAAAAACCCCCTTTTTGCAGGGGGTTACGGATACAAACGGTTGAGAAGGCGCGGGAATGGGATCGTTTCACGCACATGCTCGACGCCGCAAATCCAAGCGACCGTGCGCTCAAGGCCGAGCCCGAACCCAGAGTGCGGCACCGATCCGTATTTGCGCAAATCCAAATACCATTCATACGCCTCAAGCGGCAAATGGTGTTCCTCAAGGCGTTGCTTTAACAAGTCATAATCATGGATACGCTCCGAGCCGCCGATAATTTCCCCGTACCCTTCCGGGGCAATGAGGTCGGCGCACAACACAACGTCCGGCCGCTTCGGATCCGGCTGCATATAAAACGGCTTTAATGACGTCGGGTAATGAGTGATAAAGACCGGCTTCTCGAAACTTTCCGCAATGGCCGTCTCATGCGGCGCGCCGAAGTCGTCGCCCCACTCGATGTCGGTGAACCCTTTGTCGTGCAAAAGCTTGATCGCTTCGTCATACGTCAGGCGCGGAAACGGCGGCGTGACCAACTCAAGTTTGGACACATCGCGCTCAAGCCGCCCAAGCTCGAGCCGGCAGCGGCTGAGCACCGACTGCACAAGATAGGAGACGTACTCTTCCTGCAGCCGCAAGTTGTCTTCAAACTCGTAAAACGCCATTTCCGGCTCGACCATCCAAAATTCAATCAAATGGCGGCGCGTTTTCGACTTTTCAGCGCGAAACGTCGGGCCGAATGAAAATACTTTGCCGAGCGCCATCGCCGCTGCCTCCATATACAGCTGGCCGCTTTGCGACAAATACGCGTCTTCATCGAAATATTTCGTGTGGAACAGCTCGGTCGTTCCTTCCGGCGCGCTGCCGGTCAAAATCGGCGCATCGACTTTGACGAACCCGCGGTCGTTGAAAAACTCGTACGTTGCCCGAATGACCTCGTTGCGGATTTTCATAATGGCATGCTGACGCCGCGACCGAAGCCATAAATGGCGATGGTCCATCAAAAATTCGACGCCGTGCTCCTTTGGCGTAATCGGGTAATCGACCGCTTCATCGATGACTTGCAAGTCCGTAACCGACAGTTCGTAGCCGAACGGCGAGCGCTCGTCAATGCGCACTGTTCCGGTCACATACAGCGATGTTTCTTGCGTCAACGTTTTCGCGCGTTGGAATACTTCCTCTGAGACGTTCGCCTTTTCGACGACGCCTTGAATGAAGCCCGTCCCGTCGCGCAGCTGCAAAAAGACG is a window from the Geobacillus stearothermophilus ATCC 12980 genome containing:
- the nth gene encoding endonuclease III, which codes for MLTKQQIRCCLDVMADMFPNAHCELVHRNPFELLIAVVLSAQCTDALVNKVTKHLFEKYRTPHDYIAVPLEELEQDIRSIGLYRNKAKNIQKLCAMLIEEYNGEVPRDRDELMKLPGVGRKTANVVVSVAFGVPAIAVDTHVERVSKRLGFCRWDASVLEVEQTLMKTIPKEEWSITHHRMIFFGRYHCKAQAPQCPVCPLLHLCREGKKRMRKRENKRARAD
- a CDS encoding DnaD domain-containing protein — its product is MEKKKVAEWLAQGSVAVPKLLLNHYKQLGLSEAELVLLLHMQSFFEQGITFPTPAELAERMTVPAAECMEMMRRLLRKGMVAIEEHTDERGIRSEKYTLEPLWEQLVHHLYAEAAKDECGGQQEEESLYTVFEQEFGRPLSPFECETLAMWIDQDGHEPAIIKAALREAVLSGKLNFRYIDRILFEWKKNGIRTIEQAHDYGKKFRKPKPLARPAKQETGEFKQTIPFFNWLDS
- the asnS gene encoding asparagine--tRNA ligase, with product MKTTIAEVNQYVGRQVTIGAWLANKRSSGKIVFLQLRDGTGFIQGVVEKANVSEEVFQRAKTLTQETSLYVTGTVRIDERSPFGYELSVTDLQVIDEAVDYPITPKEHGVEFLMDHRHLWLRSRRQHAIMKIRNEVIRATYEFFNDRGFVKVDAPILTGSAPEGTTELFHTKYFDEDAYLSQSGQLYMEAAAMALGKVFSFGPTFRAEKSKTRRHLIEFWMVEPEMAFYEFEDNLRLQEEYVSYLVQSVLSRCRLELGRLERDVSKLELVTPPFPRLTYDEAIKLLHDKGFTDIEWGDDFGAPHETAIAESFEKPVFITHYPTSLKPFYMQPDPKRPDVVLCADLIAPEGYGEIIGGSERIHDYDLLKQRLEEHHLPLEAYEWYLDLRKYGSVPHSGFGLGLERTVAWICGVEHVRETIPFPRLLNRLYP